Part of the Deinococcus aerophilus genome is shown below.
CACGCCCCTCCTCAAACCACCCTTGAGGTCGGCTGGCAACTCGTTTTCCGTCCAATCTCATAAAATCTGTCAGGCCGCCAGGAGCTTACCCTCAATGTGAGCCAAGCGTGAGTTGAGGCAACAAGCGGGGGCCGGGAATTTCGAGCTGCCAGACGTGCATTCCGCCGGAGGGGCCAGCGCGCGGCTTTGTCAGCTCAATACTATTTAAAGCAACAAAAGTGTTTACAAAATAGTAGAGTTGGGTTACACTGTAAGCACGTCGGGAATGGTCCCGGCCTCCCCATCTTCCCCAGACGCCTCAGGAGGCGATTCAAATGACCCAGACCCATACCAGCACCGCTGCCCGCACCTTCGTGGACACCGTGACCTACCGCCCCGGAGCCGTCATCCTCTACCCCGGCAAGAGCGACATGCTGTACCGCGTGGCCAGCGGCCTGGTGCGCGTGCATACCATGGATGACGACGGCAACGGCCTGACCCTGCGCTACGTGAAGCCTGGCGAGTATTTTGGCGAAGAAGCCCTGGCCGGCGTGAACCGTGCCTACTTTGCTGAGGCCGTGACCGACAGCAGCATTGACGTGATCAATCCGGCCCTGATGAGCGCTGAGGACAACCTCGTCGTCACGACGCACCTGGTCAAGACCCTGGAGCGTGCCTACGAGAGCATCTACCGTCTGGTCGGCAAGCGCCTGCGCGCCCGTATTGCCGGAGAGCTGCTGGAGCTCAAGGACACCGCCCTGGCCACCCAGACCGAGAGCGGCGAGACCATGATCTACGCCACCCACGACGAACTGGCCGCCGCGGTGGGCAGCGTGCGCGAGACCGTGACCAAGGTGGTCGGTGAACTCAGCCGCGAAGGTGTGATCAGCGCCGGCTACGGCAAGATCACCCTCAAGAACGAGGCTGCCCTGAGCACCATCGCTGCCGCCTGAGTCTGTCTCCATCGCCGCACCGCCCGGAAGGTTCCGGGCGGTTTTTTGTTGCGTCTATAAACTGCTGACGGAGAGAGGAACACACCAAGACTTGCACGGCCACAGAGGTCATGCTACTATCCCTCTCGCGCCGGAAACGGCACGCCACACGCGCACAGCGCGGTATTCGGCAGTAGCTCAGTGGCAGAGCGTTCGACTGTTAATCGAATGGTCGCTGGTTCGACCCCAGCCTGCCGAGCCAGACAGAATCCCCGTCCTAGACGGGGCTTTTTCCTTTTGTATTCCCCAACCGCAGCGTGCCCAACGAGACCACATGCCCAACGCGTGCCCAACGGGATTTTTATGACTACTTTTTTGAACCCTCTATGAGGGTCGACAAGTCCAGAGTCAGGGCCTCCCTTTCCTTGTCGAAAACGGTGCGGTAACGGTCCTGAGTGAAGGAGGCACGGGCATGACCGACGTGCGCGGAGATGACCTCCACAGGCCGTCCGTGCTGGCCCTGGATCGAGATGAAGGAGTGCCGTAGAACATGCGTTCCCCGGTAGGGCACCTCCGCCGCCTGACACAGTGCGCGCATGAGCTTGTAGACATTGTCGGGGAGGATGGGGAGGCCACGCGCGGTCGTGAACACGGAATCACTCCCCACGTAGTGTGCGCCCTGAGCTTCCCGGTCAAGGATCACTTGATCCGGCTGTTGCTTGAGGATGGCGAGGGCGTCTCCCCCCACCGGCACAGAACGCCGCGACCGCGCCGTCTTGGGAGTCGTGCGGTGCGCCTTCCCGGCGAGGCTCACCAGCGCCTCTCTGATGTAGATGCGGCCTGTCTGAAGATCCACATTCTCCCAGCGCAAGCCCAGTGTCTCTCCGATTCGAAGCCCAGTGGCCAGCATGAAGCAGAAGGCCACACCCCGCCGATCATGGCGGGCCACCGCATAGAACCGCGCAGCCTCCTCCTCCGTCCATGCCTTCACAGTGTCATCCTGGGCAGCCTCTCGCGTGTAACGGGGCCGCACCACGTCTACCGGATTGCGGATTAGGTCGCCGTGCCTGACCGCTTCGGCAAAAGCCTGCCGCAGAATATTATGGATCGACCGCTTCATGGAATCGCCCAGCGGCTTGCCCAGCATGGCCGGCCGGCGCTTGTCCCGGTGCTGCAGGTCGGCATAGAACGCTTCCAGATCCCGGGGCGTGACAGTAGCCAGCCGTTTCTTGCCCAGGCCAGGAACGATGTGGACCTCAATCATGCAGGCCTGACCCTGGGTGTACTTCGCCGCCTGGCTGTCCTTGCGCAACGCGTGCCAGGCGCGGATGTAGTCCTCAACCGTCACCTTCTCCATCACCGCAAACTGGCCGCGGGCCGCGTCCGCAATGACCCGACTCTGGGCACGCTCAGCTTCCGACTTGGTGCTCTCCGTGCCAACGACGCGTTTTTTCTCTCCGTTTGGCAGCTCCACTGTGGCGCGCCACTGCCATTTGCCCGACGGCAACTGCCTGAGACCACCCAGACCATTGCCACGCTTCTGGGCCTTCTTTTTAGTTTTCACCGCCACGTTGCTCCTCTAAAGGAATGGTGATTTCCACGGTCAGCGCGAGGGCATCAAGAATGGCCGGCCAGTGGCTATCCTGCCGAACCAGAGGGGTCTTCAAGGTGCGACTCAGAATGGACGGCGTGGTGCCCAACTGCTCGGCCAGCTGAGCCTGAGTCAGCCCCAGCGTCTTCAACCGGCTCTGAATGACTTGCTTGGGATTTGGCTGCACCTGTGCACTATAAGCTTATGAGCGGTTGCCGCAAACATTCGGGGGCAGCGCTGTGGGCCGCTGCCAGGCGAATGAACTGGCAGGCCAGTCGCTCTGTATCTGCCTTCTCCTGAAAGCGAGCCCGTACTGACCCATAGATGGAGCCACCGCTGCCTCGTCCGGAGGGAGCGCCCGACGGCCCCACCTATGGAATGCAGGATGATGTATTGGCGAACCCGATGACCGACTCGGTTGCCGTCTCACTCGTGGGTTCTTCAATCAATTGCACAATGCGCGCGCACGATCCTGACAGGAGGCTGTCATGCTCTGCTGCAGCGCATGAGGCATGTTCCCGTCGGATGCAGTGGCGGCAGGTGGGCGCTGTGCCATCCCTCTGACTGCGTCCGATTTCAGGCCCTCAAAGGATGGGTGCGCACGGTGGCTGCCCGCGAAACGGCCTGCACGGTGGCCTGAGTGGCAGGCATGGCCTGCCCCCGCGCGCGACAAGCTCACGGCTGGAACCCAATTTCTAAGTTGAGAGCGTCCAGGTTCATGGCAACCGCAGTTGGCTTCCCCATCCGGAAGAACCTGTGGATGGAGAAGCATGGGGAAAATAATTTGAAACACGGAGGGTATTGGAGGGGGTTAGATCATGTGCACTCCTGTAAGGACCTCATCGGGGTCTGTGGAGGTGGGGCGGTCACCAGGACAGGGAACTTGGCGCAGGGCAGAGGCGGCGGTGGTGGTCAGCTTGCCCTGCATGACCACGGAGGCGCCCGAGCAGCAGACGATCCATACAAACGGGAACAGGCGCTTGGCGCCCGCAAGGGAATGACCCGAGGAAAGGATGGGGTGTCGGGGACGCCCTGGAACGGCAAAGGAAGGACTCTGGGAACAGAGGCCAAGAAACCTTTCCAGCCGCCCACCTTTGCCGTGATGCCCGGGCGAAGAGCCGGTTTGAGGCGGGGCAGATGGGTGGTCCAGGACCGACGGGGCAACCGCTTGCCCCAGGCAATGTGGCGGGCCTGCAAATACAACTCCGCCGCGTCGAGGGCCTGACGTTCCCGCTTGGCCGAGCTGAATCGGACTTGGTCTGCCCACCGAGGCCGACACCCACGCTCGTCGCTGGGTCTGGAAAAATACCGCGCCAGATTGCACAGGTGACGGTCATCCTGGACCACCGTGCAATGGACTGCCGAGGGCAGGTGCTCAAGGTCCGGGACCATGGCGAGGACGTGAAGATGAGGCTTGCCCGAGCGGCTCAGGGCCAACCGGACATACCGTGGCATCTCTCCCAGCAGTCGCTTTAATTCTTGTCGGGCCAGCGCCGGACCGTCATGGTAGAAGTCGATTCCGGCCGGCAAACGAACCACCAGGTGGCACAGCTGACCCACCCTGCACGCCAACAATCGGCAAAGAATCCCCTCCCCATTGCCAAAGAGCTCAGCCGCCCCCCGTTGGCGCTTGGCCCAGGTGTCTGTGACCGCATCCGGCACCCAGTCACAGCCGGGGCGCTGCTGCTGGTAACGGAAGGTGTAGGGGTGTGTGTGGACATCGGCCAGCACGAGAACGCCGCCTCAAAACGGCAATAGGGCGCCGCAGCGGCCATTGAGGCCGCTACGAAGTCAGAGGAATTCAGTGGGGCTGCTGTCGGAACAGGCCTGCCGGGATGCTCATCCTGGAGGCGGGTCCCACGGACCGTTACTCGGTCTGGCCAGCCAGAAATTCATCAATGGCCGTGAGCGGGACCAGGATTTTGCGCCCCACCAGGATGCAGCGCAGCTGCCTGGCGCGGATCAACTCGTAGACGCCATTCCTTCCGACGCCCAGAATCTGCGCCACCTCCTCAGGTTTGCGGGTCCGGCGGGGGTCCACACTGCTCGCCCCACTCCGCTCCCGACTACCGCTGTGGGCGGAGGCAGTCCCTTCCAGTGCGCTCTGGCGATCGTCCTGTGCGTTCATGTCCCGTACTGTGTCAAGATTTCCGTTACTGTTATAGGTATCGTGACCAGTAACGCAACATCCCCAGAATTGTTCGCCACCTGGACAACACCGTTCGACGTCCAGGTGAACCGAGAGACCCATACATTGGTCTTCACACCCGCCTGTGTGGACGGGCTCTACTTACAGCCGCGCAGTCTGTTTGACCGTCCAGGTGGGGGGGAGGGACACTACCAGACACTCATCTCCACGCTGCTGTCATTAAATTCCTACTCCACGGACCAGGAATGGCGAGCGACAGCACAGAAGTTGGGGCCACTGATCCAGCGACATCCCCTTCAACACGCAGCGCTCAACGGAGGTCTGAGCGAGTCCATGTCCGATTGGTTGAAGGCAACCCAGGACCTGAGCGCCCTGTGGGAAGACATCGAGGCCCTCGCCACGGCCGACACCGAGCCCCTCTCCTTAGAGGAACGGCGTGAGATAGGAATTGATCGCCTCGCTGCCCTGGGATATCCCGTTGAGACCGTTTCTCCGGCGCAGCTCGAAGCACAGCTGGAGGCCTACATACCCAGGGCAGATACCGAGGTCCAGAACGTCACCGACCGGATCGGCAGAAGACTCAATGCATGGTTTCGGGGTCAGCACCCACGGGTCTCTCCCCTGCTCAATCCCCGCACCCGTGACGTCGAGATCGTGGTGGAGCAGGGTATCCAGGCCCTCTTCCTGATGACCGTCTCGCTGGCCCGCAATGAACTGGGGGCCTTTCCCCGGATGTGCACACGCCCCAATTGC
Proteins encoded:
- a CDS encoding helix-turn-helix domain-containing protein codes for the protein MNAQDDRQSALEGTASAHSGSRERSGASSVDPRRTRKPEEVAQILGVGRNGVYELIRARQLRCILVGRKILVPLTAIDEFLAGQTE
- a CDS encoding helix-turn-helix domain-containing protein; translation: MTQTHTSTAARTFVDTVTYRPGAVILYPGKSDMLYRVASGLVRVHTMDDDGNGLTLRYVKPGEYFGEEALAGVNRAYFAEAVTDSSIDVINPALMSAEDNLVVTTHLVKTLERAYESIYRLVGKRLRARIAGELLELKDTALATQTESGETMIYATHDELAAAVGSVRETVTKVVGELSREGVISAGYGKITLKNEAALSTIAAA
- a CDS encoding tyrosine-type recombinase/integrase translates to MAVKTKKKAQKRGNGLGGLRQLPSGKWQWRATVELPNGEKKRVVGTESTKSEAERAQSRVIADAARGQFAVMEKVTVEDYIRAWHALRKDSQAAKYTQGQACMIEVHIVPGLGKKRLATVTPRDLEAFYADLQHRDKRRPAMLGKPLGDSMKRSIHNILRQAFAEAVRHGDLIRNPVDVVRPRYTREAAQDDTVKAWTEEEAARFYAVARHDRRGVAFCFMLATGLRIGETLGLRWENVDLQTGRIYIREALVSLAGKAHRTTPKTARSRRSVPVGGDALAILKQQPDQVILDREAQGAHYVGSDSVFTTARGLPILPDNVYKLMRALCQAAEVPYRGTHVLRHSFISIQGQHGRPVEVISAHVGHARASFTQDRYRTVFDKEREALTLDLSTLIEGSKK
- a CDS encoding helix-turn-helix domain-containing protein; this encodes MQPNPKQVIQSRLKTLGLTQAQLAEQLGTTPSILSRTLKTPLVRQDSHWPAILDALALTVEITIPLEEQRGGEN